In one window of Deltaproteobacteria bacterium DNA:
- a CDS encoding ATP-binding cassette domain-containing protein produces the protein MIEAFQVGAAVGGKTLWEGLDMSFGDGEACVVCGPAGSGKTLLMKILRGERRPDAGDVVAGGTSVYRESPEAAVAFRAASGAVSECFPMITGRTVRDLFLLSGTAGDRITADERERRREELLGLMGLEGIRDRELSFLSTTEKARVALASELFRDPKYLFADMLVANAGAEWTDMLGGLFRALAREGKTIVLAERSFPDRWKAAWAEGTAKGPFRLFRISGSREGEP, from the coding sequence ATGATCGAGGCGTTCCAGGTCGGAGCGGCCGTCGGCGGCAAAACGCTCTGGGAAGGGCTCGACATGTCCTTCGGCGACGGGGAGGCATGCGTCGTCTGCGGTCCCGCCGGCAGCGGGAAAACTCTCCTGATGAAAATCCTCAGGGGGGAGCGGCGGCCGGACGCGGGAGACGTCGTTGCGGGCGGGACGTCCGTTTATCGCGAGAGCCCGGAGGCGGCAGTCGCGTTCCGGGCCGCTTCCGGCGCGGTCTCCGAATGTTTCCCCATGATCACGGGCCGAACGGTCCGGGATCTCTTCCTTCTATCGGGAACCGCCGGGGATCGGATCACGGCGGATGAACGGGAGCGGCGGCGCGAGGAATTGCTGGGGCTGATGGGCCTTGAAGGAATACGGGACCGCGAGCTTTCCTTTCTTTCGACGACGGAAAAAGCAAGGGTCGCGTTGGCGTCGGAGCTGTTCCGCGATCCGAAGTATCTTTTCGCGGACATGCTGGTCGCGAATGCGGGAGCCGAGTGGACTGACATGCTGGGGGGGTTGTTCCGTGCACTGGCGCGCGAAGGAAAGACGATCGTGCTTGCGGAGAGATCGTTCCCCGATCGCTGGAAGGCGGCCTGGGCGGAAGGAACGGCAAAGGGGCCGTTCCGCCTGTTCCGGATCTCCGGTTCGCGGGAAGGCGAACCGTGA
- a CDS encoding glutamate racemase, translating into MDRPVGVFDSGVGGLSVLRELTRIIPGERFVYLGDTARVPYGTKSGETIARYSVEIANFLITRYDIKMLVVACNTASSLALPTLRKIYKIPVVGMIDPCVRRIAGLPKRDSIGVIGTSGTIRSGAYEQALRHAVPQARILCRPCPLLVSLAEEGWLEKAVTRDVIAEYLAPFRADPPDALILGCTHYPVLKKPIGGFLGDGTILIDSGEEAARVVDTLISESGIKREGGKTERIFLVTDDPEHFARVGEAFLGSGIEEVSRVTL; encoded by the coding sequence GTGGATAGGCCTGTCGGCGTGTTCGACTCGGGGGTAGGGGGACTGTCCGTTCTGAGGGAGCTCACGCGGATAATTCCCGGGGAAAGATTCGTATATCTCGGCGACACCGCGCGGGTTCCGTACGGCACGAAATCGGGGGAGACGATCGCCCGCTATTCCGTCGAGATCGCCAATTTCCTCATAACGCGCTACGACATCAAAATGCTCGTGGTTGCCTGCAACACGGCTTCCTCGCTGGCGCTGCCCACCCTGCGAAAAATCTACAAGATCCCGGTCGTGGGAATGATCGATCCCTGCGTTCGCCGCATCGCGGGATTGCCGAAACGGGACTCGATCGGGGTGATCGGAACCTCCGGAACGATCCGCTCGGGGGCATACGAGCAGGCTCTACGGCATGCGGTGCCGCAGGCGAGGATCCTTTGCCGGCCGTGTCCGCTGCTCGTCTCGCTGGCGGAGGAAGGGTGGCTGGAGAAGGCGGTTACCCGCGACGTGATCGCGGAGTATCTTGCCCCGTTCCGCGCGGACCCGCCGGATGCCCTGATACTCGGCTGCACGCACTACCCAGTGTTGAAGAAACCGATCGGCGGGTTCCTGGGGGACGGCACCATCCTCATCGATTCGGGGGAGGAGGCGGCCAGGGTCGTGGATACCTTGATTTCCGAAAGCGGCATCAAACGGGAAGGAGGAAAGACGGAGAGGATTTTCCTCGTCACCGATGATCCGGAGCATTTCGCCCGCGTCGGTGAGGCGTTTCTCGGAAGCGGGATAGAGGAGGTATCCCGCGTTACGCTTTGA